A genomic window from Candidatus Binatia bacterium includes:
- a CDS encoding bile acid:sodium symporter: MDATQIGGPIVLFLLMSIVGLELTVADFRRVAQNPGAVVGGTLAQLILLPLMTWAVVSVFELDPVFGAGAVLVAVAPGAGISNILTAVARANPALSVTLTAIASVLAVVTLPAIASLGMQVFLDSGTEVEIPVVTLVVQLFFMLLAPIALGMWIRARRPDWADWLGPRLQRFGMAAIVITVAVGFALAEEEQVQVSASATALVAAAVWTLSAMAIGWTTARLLGLNAADRFTFLIEFSARNIAVSAIVAMSGLGRLDLTFFSAAYMTVGYPLAVGASLLRRRRTRGDT, from the coding sequence ATGGACGCTACGCAGATCGGCGGACCGATTGTCCTCTTCCTGCTGATGAGCATCGTGGGCCTCGAACTCACGGTTGCCGACTTCCGTCGCGTTGCGCAGAATCCGGGCGCGGTCGTCGGGGGCACGCTCGCGCAGTTGATCCTGCTACCGCTCATGACGTGGGCCGTGGTCTCCGTCTTCGAACTGGATCCGGTCTTCGGTGCGGGCGCCGTCCTGGTCGCGGTGGCTCCGGGCGCCGGCATCTCGAACATCTTGACGGCCGTCGCGCGAGCGAACCCCGCGCTTTCGGTCACGCTGACGGCAATCGCCTCGGTGCTGGCCGTCGTCACTCTGCCGGCGATCGCCTCCCTGGGTATGCAGGTTTTTCTCGACTCGGGGACCGAGGTCGAGATCCCTGTCGTGACCTTGGTCGTCCAGCTCTTCTTCATGCTGCTCGCGCCCATCGCGCTGGGAATGTGGATCCGCGCGCGTCGTCCCGATTGGGCGGATTGGCTCGGCCCCCGGCTGCAACGGTTCGGCATGGCGGCAATCGTCATCACCGTTGCGGTCGGATTCGCGCTAGCGGAGGAAGAGCAGGTGCAGGTCTCCGCGAGCGCGACGGCGCTGGTCGCCGCTGCGGTGTGGACCCTCAGCGCGATGGCGATCGGATGGACGACCGCCCGGCTCCTGGGCCTGAATGCCGCCGATCGCTTCACGTTTCTGATCGAGTTCTCGGCGAGGAACATCGCGGTCTCGGCGATCGTCGCGATGTCAGGGCTCGGCCGCCTGGACCTGACGTTCTTCAGCGCGGCGTATATGACTGTCGGCTACCCACTGGCCGTTGGAGCGTCGCTGCTCCGGCGACGTCGCACGCGGGGCGACACCTAG
- the metG gene encoding methionine--tRNA ligase subunit beta, translating to MSDTEEKTESEQISIDDFGKVDLRIGTIRSAEPHPNADRLLVLKVDIGEPEERQLVAGIRDTYDVRTLVGQQIVVVANLKPAKLRGVESCGMLLAGRDETGLSVLAPGKRLLPGTRVS from the coding sequence ATGAGCGACACCGAAGAGAAAACCGAATCTGAGCAGATCTCAATCGACGATTTCGGAAAGGTCGATCTTCGCATCGGCACAATCCGCAGCGCCGAACCGCATCCCAATGCGGACCGCCTGCTCGTGCTGAAGGTCGACATCGGAGAACCCGAAGAGCGCCAGCTCGTCGCAGGCATCCGCGACACGTACGACGTGCGGACTCTGGTGGGTCAGCAGATCGTCGTCGTGGCGAATCTGAAGCCGGCGAAGCTACGCGGCGTCGAGAGCTGCGGAATGCTGCTCGCAGGACGCGACGAGACGGGCCTCTCGGTGCTTGCACCCGGGAAGCGGCTCCTGCCCGGCACACGGGTCAGCTGA
- a CDS encoding cytochrome c-type biogenesis protein CcmH, with product MRTCAPIWVLALLLSAMVGTFFVAPVRAGVPTQNAVESSLTCQCGCGLTVHSCNHVNCGSAIPLKKEIGEQIGEGRDLPEILSHFEEKYGEVVLSAPTMRGFNLAAWVMPFVVLGLGGLTVGVVLWRWRGATRSDRSETPPVTPAPSDAESKLRERLERELRDRDV from the coding sequence TTGAGAACCTGCGCACCAATCTGGGTCCTGGCGCTCCTGCTCTCCGCGATGGTCGGAACGTTCTTCGTTGCACCGGTACGCGCCGGGGTGCCGACCCAGAACGCGGTCGAGTCGAGCCTCACCTGTCAGTGCGGCTGCGGCCTCACCGTCCATTCCTGCAATCACGTGAATTGTGGCTCTGCGATCCCGCTCAAGAAAGAGATCGGGGAACAGATCGGTGAGGGCCGCGACCTTCCTGAGATCCTGAGCCACTTCGAAGAGAAATACGGCGAGGTGGTCCTGTCGGCTCCTACCATGCGGGGATTCAACCTCGCCGCGTGGGTGATGCCGTTCGTGGTCCTCGGTCTGGGAGGCCTCACGGTCGGTGTCGTGTTGTGGCGCTGGCGCGGTGCGACCCGCTCCGACCGCTCCGAGACGCCCCCCGTCACTCCCGCCCCATCCGACGCCGAGAGCAAGCTTCGCGAGCGCCTCGAGCGCGAGCTCCGGGACCGGGACGTCTGA